One stretch of Pararhizobium qamdonense DNA includes these proteins:
- the thiB gene encoding thiamine ABC transporter substrate binding subunit has product MRKAIISFIGALAVFAAPFPALSQDKVLTVYTYESFTSEWGPGAKVAEAFEKTCGCKLSYVSVADGVELLTRLKLEGASSKADIVLGLDTNLVSEAKATGFFAPHGIDTSAIKVPGGFSDDTFVPYDYGHFAVIYDTQVMKQPPKSLKELVEGDPDQKIVIEDPRTSTPGLGLLLWVKSVYGAEAPAAWAKLKNRVLTVTPGWSEAYGLFTKGEAPMVLSYTTSPAYHMVAENTDRYQAAAFSEGHYIQIEVAGITKAAKDPALAKQFLSFVTGPEFQSIIPTTNWMMPVAATREPLPEAFGKLVTPEKTFLMSSDAVAANRKAWIDEWLAAMSRN; this is encoded by the coding sequence ATGCGCAAGGCGATCATTTCATTTATCGGGGCTTTGGCTGTGTTTGCTGCGCCGTTTCCGGCGCTTTCGCAAGACAAGGTGCTAACGGTCTATACCTATGAGAGCTTCACCAGCGAATGGGGCCCCGGCGCCAAGGTGGCGGAAGCGTTCGAGAAGACCTGCGGCTGCAAGCTTTCCTATGTCAGCGTTGCCGATGGCGTCGAGCTTCTAACCCGGCTGAAGCTCGAGGGCGCCTCTTCCAAGGCGGATATCGTGCTCGGGCTCGATACCAATCTGGTCTCCGAGGCCAAGGCGACCGGCTTCTTTGCGCCGCATGGCATCGATACCTCCGCCATCAAGGTGCCCGGCGGGTTTTCCGACGATACGTTCGTGCCCTATGACTACGGCCATTTCGCCGTGATCTACGACACGCAGGTGATGAAACAGCCGCCCAAGAGCCTGAAGGAGCTGGTCGAGGGCGATCCGGACCAGAAGATCGTCATCGAGGACCCGCGCACTTCGACGCCGGGCCTCGGACTGCTGTTGTGGGTAAAGTCAGTCTATGGTGCGGAGGCGCCTGCCGCCTGGGCGAAACTCAAGAACCGCGTGCTGACCGTCACCCCCGGCTGGTCGGAAGCCTACGGCCTGTTCACCAAGGGCGAGGCGCCGATGGTCCTGTCCTATACGACCTCGCCGGCCTATCACATGGTGGCCGAAAACACCGACCGCTATCAGGCGGCCGCGTTTTCCGAGGGGCATTACATCCAGATCGAAGTGGCTGGCATCACCAAGGCTGCCAAGGATCCGGCGCTCGCCAAACAGTTCCTCTCCTTTGTTACGGGGCCAGAGTTCCAGTCGATCATCCCGACGACCAATTGGATGATGCCTGTTGCCGCCACCAGGGAGCCGTTGCCGGAGGCTTTCGGCAAGCTGGTGACGCCGGAAAAGACGTTTTTGATGTCTTCGGACGCGGTGGCGGCCAATCGCAAGGCTTGGATCGATGAGTGGCTGGCGGCGATGAGCCGGAATTGA